The following coding sequences lie in one Stegostoma tigrinum isolate sSteTig4 chromosome 31, sSteTig4.hap1, whole genome shotgun sequence genomic window:
- the LOC125466158 gene encoding galactoside alpha-(1,2)-fucosyltransferase 2-like isoform X1 — MVHLMKACACPVMKVLAFTSLFLFIMTVSVMYNYRLKYGLISNYFQPFKNATTSLEFGTENGSAQAMIASKGFWTINSIGRLGNQMGEYATLYALAKLNGHQAYILPSMANYLAPIFKITLPTLHDSVRKAIKWKNYPLHDWMEDTYRSIKGDYVRLSGYTCSWTFYHHIRSEILREFTLHDFIVEQTDIFLRRIRGERKNVTYVGVHVRRGDYIHVMPNAWKGVIADKKYLDTAMAYFRNKYKNVVFAVTSNGMDWCKQNINNSKGDVYFSDDPKQATVAFDFSILAHCNHTIMTIGTFGFWAGYLAGGETIYLTNFTLPESHFLKVFKYEAAFLPQWIGIPADLSPLLHKNTSKLVQ; from the coding sequence ATGGTTCATTTGATGAAAGCTTGTGCTTGTCCAGTCATGAAAGTGCTGGCCTTtacatctttgtttcttttcataaTGACAGTTTCTGTAATGTATAATTATCGCTTAAAATATGGCCTAATTTCCAATTATTTCCAACCTTTTAAAAATGCAACCActtcattggaatttggaacagAAAATGGCTCTGCACAGGCGATGATTGCTTCAAAGGGATTTTGGACAATTAACTCCATTGGACGACTTGGCAACCAGATGGGGGAGTATGCAACACTATATGCATTGGCAAAATTGAATGGCCATCAGGCATATATTTTACCTTCCATGGCCAATTACCTGGCCCCTATCTTCAAAATTACTCTTCCAACCCTCCATGACAGTGTGAGAAAGGCAATAAAATGGAAGAATTATCCACTCCATGACTGGATGGAGGATACGTACCGTAGTATAAAAGGAGATTATGTCCGGCTCTCAGGATACACCTGTTCCTGGACTTTCTACCATCACATCCGGTCAGAAATTCTTCGTGAGTTTACTTTGCATGATTTTATCGTAGAACAGACTGATATATTCCTCAGACGCATTAGAGGTGAGCGAAAGAATGTGACTtatgttggtgttcatgttcGAAGGGGAGATTATATTCATGTCATGCCAAATGCTTGGAAAGGAGTTATAGCTGATAAGAAATATTTAGACACAGCAATGGcctacttcagaaataaatacaaaaatgtgGTTTTTGCAGTGACAAGCAATGGAATGGACTGGTGTAAGCAAAACATTAATAACTCCAAAGGAGATGTTTACTTTTCAGATGATCCAAAGCAGGCCACTGTGGCTTTTGACTTTTCTATTCTTGCACATTGTAACCACACAATAATGACAATTGGAACGTTTGGTTTCTGGGCTGGCTACTTGGCAGGTGGGGAGACAATTTATCTCACAAACTTTACTTTACCTGAGTCTCATTTTCTTAAAGTGTTTAAATATGAGGCTGCTTTCTTACCTCAATGGATAGGAATTCCTGCGGATCTCTCACCTCTTCTGCACAAAAATACTTCAAAATTGGTCCAGTAG